A genomic region of Pyrus communis chromosome 14, drPyrComm1.1, whole genome shotgun sequence contains the following coding sequences:
- the LOC137714409 gene encoding uncharacterized protein produces the protein MVKSFLQENGISCEMSACNRSMKVSTTTEIKDRDRIVRARRLLEPLGRTNVPPSLAIEIMNGRKQHIFMKIGQQEGGLCSRFGIEKVEYEDRLRRFRASIEVNKEIIGFTGTNLYHYEDTVTLFGGAVGQSEDLEMARMLVEGYIVHDVENDCVTKLKLMKSEERKDRGGEDALVLEKQDMAIANLQAQMANLTSQLS, from the exons ATGGTGAAATCTTTTTTACAGGAGAACGGCATTTCATGCGAAATGAGTGCG TGTAACCGTTCCATGAAAGTCTCAACAACCACAGAGATCAAGGACCGAGATCGTATTGTCAGGGCCAGGCGTCTTCTTGAACCGCTAGGAAGAACTAACGTTCCACCTTCCCTT GCGATAGAAATTATGAACGGCCGTAAGCAGCATATCTTTATGAAGATTGGGCAGCAAGAAGGTGGGCTATGCTCAAGGTTTGGGATCGAGAAG GTGGAGTACGAAGATCGGCTCCGGAGATTTCGTGCCTCTATAGAGGTGAATAAA GAGATTATTGGCTTCACAGGCACCAATCTTTATCACTAT GAAGACACTGTTACTCTTTTTGGTGGCGCTGTTGGTCAATCTGAAGACTTGGAGATGGCAAGGATGTTGGTGGAAGGCTATATTGTTCATGATGTTGAGAATGATTGCGTCACAAAGCTGAAGCTGATGAAGTctgaagaaagaaaagatagaggaggagaagacgCTCTG gtactagagaagcaagacatggcaattgctaatcttcaagctcaaatggcaaatcttacttctcagttGTCATAG
- the LOC137716252 gene encoding KRR1 small subunit processome component homolog isoform X3 gives MLRTMVEGIFLHGVDLAQTVKIECKESNDTVEKSLAESSMCSFTEYYGEDRAKRVQDVWPMVKSFLQENGISCEMSACNRSMKVSTTTKIKDRDRIVRARRLLELLGRTNVPPSLAIEIMNGRKQHIFMKIGQQEGGLCSRFGIEKVEYEDRLRRFCASIEEIIGLTGTNLYHYEDTVTLVGGAVGQSEDLEMARIFVEGYIVHNVESDCVTKLKLMKSEKRKDRGAEDALASCPCKKNKN, from the exons ATGTTGAGGACAATGGTGGAAGGCATCTTTCTCCATGGTGTTGATCTTGCACAAACTGTGAAGATTGAATGTAAGGAATCAAACGATACTGTCGAGAAGAGTCTTGCGGAAAGTAGCATGTGCTCTTTCACTGAATACTATGGTGAAGACAGG GCAAAAAGGGTGCAAGATGTTTGGCCTATGGTGAAATCGTTTTTACAGGAGAACGGCATTTCATGCGAAATGAGTGCG TGTAACCGTTCCATGAAAGTCTCAACAACCACAAAGATCAAGGACCGAGATCGTATCGTCAGGGCCAGGCGTCTTCTTGAACTGCTAGGAAGAACTAACGTTCCACCTTCCCTT GCGATAGAAATTATGAACGGCCGTAAGCAGCATATCTTTATGAAGATTGGGCAGCAAGAAGGTGGGCTATGCTCAAGGTTTGGGATCGAGAAG GTGGAGTACGAAGATCGGCTCCGGAGATTTTGTGCCTCTATAGAG GAGATTATTGGCTTGACAGGCACCAATCTTTATCACTAT GAAGACACTGTTACTCTTGTTGGGGGCGCTGTTGGTCAATCTGAAGACTTGGAGATGGCGAGGATCTTTGTGGAAGGCTATATTGTTCATAATGTTGAGAGTGATTGCGTCACAAAGCTGAAGCTGATGAAGTCTGAAAAGAGAAAAGATAGAGGAGCAGAAGACGCTTTGGCAAGTTGTCCatgtaaaaaaaacaaaaactga